AAGGTGCTGTTCAGCTGCCTGCTGCATGGTTGCCTCCAGATTGTCAAGGGCAGCCAGTTCACTGCTCTGGGTCTATTTTGCCTCAGTTTCTctgatgcaatttttttttttttttttatttttttttttatttacgtcgctgcctattgcgccggtaggcatcttcccgatggggcctgatggtcggcccatcccGTTCTGGTGCATgcgagtgttttatagtagcgccatcttgcattggctcatgctgccccccggaactcgttcttgattcgcttggacggcttcctcttgagtccgggttgatgggtggtcttcaggacagcatgtgggtaattttaagccactcggcggtgactgaaaaatccgaggtggtagcgtggggattcgaacccgcgttgtccatcacgcggtgaatgtgggcccaggacgctaccagttcagccaccgccaatATTGGGGTTGAAAACCAGTAACTGTGTTGTGCTCTGCTACATTTTATGGAATTTGTAGATGCTTTTGGTATTCAGTTTGAAGCATGTTTCTATGAGGCTGTGATCTTTGTCCCAACAGCTACCCCTGGTGCTGGTGCAGCAGCGAGGGTCTGAGGCGGGCGCCGTGCTTTGTCCTCACTGCCGCCGActtctgttgcagtggaggcttcaGGGCCGGGCAGCAGCGTGAGGGGCcaggaccagcaggagcagcctGCCACTGCTGTGAGGATCAGTGCCAGGCCATGCACAACAGTACAGTGCAATTCCTTCATCATATTTTGTGCCAAAGAAAGAATTCAGTGCCATAACTTTGAACAGCACCTTGCATGTTCTGTTCAGGGGTGCTcaggagaaccaccaccaccaccaccaccaccttgctgctggcatctccagccataaagTAAAGGGAGAGTTTGAGTGAGAGAAGGTTTGAGACCGAGAGCAAGTtcaccagacacagccttgcacacacttctgaagggaagcatgagtgctaagagtgtgggaaaagactccctgggaagggtgacctcaacaaacacacccacacactctggtggaagacctcatgaatgccaagagtgtggcaaagtgttcagaacgaagagtcaccttaacacacacacccttaaagacactggtgaaagacctcatgaatgccaagagtgtggcaaagtgctCAGTAGGAAGAGTAGCCTCAaattacacacccttacacacactggtgaaagacctcatgaatgccaagagtgtggcaaagtgtttagtaggaagagtcaccttaacagacacacccttacacacactggtgaaagacctcatgaatgccaagagtgtggcaaagtgttcagacaCAAGAGTGCCCTTAAcagacacacacttacacacactggtgaaagacctcatgaatgccaagagtgtggcaaagtgttcagacaCAAGAGTGCCcttaacagacacacccttacacacactggtgaaagacctcatgaatgccaagagtgtggcaaagtgttcagacaCAAGAGTGCCcttaacagacacacccttacacacactggtgaaagacctcataaatgccaagagtgtggcaaagagTTCAGACACAAGAGtgcccttaacacacacacccttacacacactggtgaaagacctcatgaatgccaagagtgtggcaaagtgttcagtacgaAGAGtgcccttaacacacacacccttacacacacttttgaaagacctcatgaatgccaagagtgtggcaaagtgttcagtacgaagagtcaccttaacacacacacccttacacacactggtgaaagacctcatgaatgccaggagtgtggcaaagtgttcagtacgaagagtaaccttaacacacacacccttacacacactggtgaaagacctcatgaatgccttgaGTGTGACAGAAGGTTCTTTTCTAAGTCTAGTTTGAACAGCCACGTTGTCACACACTCTgatctgagagagttcaagtgtgatgtttgtcttAAACATTTCAAGACCAGGCCCCATATTGcgaggcacatgaagatccacttcccctgaggtgttgtgtggtgctgctgtatgtggtggcggtggaggacagTGTTTGGCAACCCCGCCCTggctgaagaacaagaagaaagagaagacaaagagagaaagacagacagagggatggaggaacaacaagaacagaaaagagagaaatgaatgaaaagactactgaaagaaagacagtgacctcaacacacacacacccttacacacgctGGTCAAGGAccccatgaatgccaagagtgtggcaaagtgttcagttgCCAGAGTAAACTCAACACACACGCCCTTATACACGCTGGTGAACGACCTCATGAATATGAAGTTTGTGGCAAAAGGTTTACACAGAAGGgttgcctcaacacacacacactgatgaaaggcctcatgaatgtgaagtttgtggccaAAGGTTTACACAGAACGgtggcctcaacacacacactctggtgaaaggcctcatgagtgTCTGAAATGTGGAGAAAGGTTCAGAGAGAAGCAAACCCTGGAGCGTCACATgttcagacactctggcctgagagagttcaagtgtgtgGGAAGCACTTTAACACGAAGGGGCACATTGCCCGGCACATGAAGACCCACTTCTGAGGtctgtgttgtgctgctgtgtgtgtgtgacggggagCCAGTCATCAACACCACCTGGGGAGGACTGGCACCGTGTTGTGGCTGACCGCTGAGAGATGCACCGACACCACAGTAAACAGTGCTGTCTGCCCCAagccaccttgccccggcacagtgcagcagccaacaccacagtga
This is a stretch of genomic DNA from Eriocheir sinensis breed Jianghai 21 unplaced genomic scaffold, ASM2467909v1 Scaffold121, whole genome shotgun sequence. It encodes these proteins:
- the LOC126989546 gene encoding zinc finger protein 157-like, which produces MSAKSVGKDSLGRVTSTNTPTHSGGRPHECQECGKVFRTKSHLNTHTLKDTGERPHECQECGKVLSRKSSLKLHTLTHTGERPHECQECGKVFSRKSHLNRHTLTHTGERPHECQECGKVFRHKSALNRHTLTHTGERPHECQECGKVFRHKSALNRHTLTHTGERPHECQECGKVFRHKSALNRHTLTHTGERPHKCQECGKEFRHKSALNTHTLTHTGERPHECQECGKVFSTKSALNTHTLTHTFERPHECQECGKVFSTKSHLNTHTLTHTGERPHECQECGKVFSTKSNLNTHTLTHTGERPHECLECDRRFFSKSSLNSHVVTHSDLREFKCDVCLKHFKTRPHIARHMKIHFP